In the genome of Nocardia sp. NBC_00416, one region contains:
- a CDS encoding TetR/AcrR family transcriptional regulator codes for MRSSDDLNTRARIRDAALVLFGEEGFGVGVRAIAAAAGVSPGLVNHHFGSKDGLRRECDDQVRAIIRESKMSYMNRPSPGNMLQQLAEIEEFAPVIAYIMRSFQAGGELAAVLFEHMVEDVEQYIEAGIASGAVRKPRDPKAMARYLATVNGGGMLLFLRLRAGADGKVDYRQALREYGDQMLLPALEVFTEGLLPDSSALDAFLADKAGRCEPSAADDH; via the coding sequence ATGCGTTCAAGCGACGATCTGAACACACGGGCCCGTATTCGCGATGCGGCTCTCGTCCTGTTCGGTGAGGAGGGTTTCGGGGTCGGTGTGCGGGCCATCGCGGCGGCGGCCGGCGTCTCGCCCGGGCTGGTCAACCATCATTTCGGGTCCAAGGACGGGCTCCGCCGTGAATGTGACGACCAGGTACGCGCGATCATCCGCGAATCGAAGATGAGTTACATGAACCGGCCGTCGCCGGGGAACATGCTGCAGCAGTTGGCCGAGATAGAGGAGTTCGCTCCGGTCATCGCCTACATCATGCGAAGTTTCCAGGCCGGGGGAGAGCTGGCCGCGGTCCTCTTCGAACATATGGTCGAGGACGTCGAACAGTACATCGAGGCCGGCATCGCCTCCGGGGCAGTGCGCAAACCGCGGGATCCGAAGGCCATGGCGCGCTATCTCGCGACCGTCAACGGGGGCGGCATGCTGCTGTTCCTGCGTCTGCGTGCCGGAGCCGACGGGAAGGTCGACTATCGGCAGGCGCTGCGAGAGTACGGCGACCAGATGCTGCTGCCCGCGCTCGAGGTCTTCACCGAGGGCCTGCTTCCCGACTCGTCGGCGCTGGACGCCTTCCTCGCCGACAAGGCGGGTCGGTGCGAGCCGTCCGCCGCCGACGACCACTGA
- a CDS encoding O-methyltransferase, whose product MASNLELNLAYVEESVVEDEVLDSARERAIELGAAPVPPSVGALLSMYAQLLDARAVVEVGTGAGVSGLWLLDGMREDGTLTTIDSEPEHQRAAKESFRAADIPLARTRLINGRALDVLPRLADGAYDLVFLDAAPIEHPQYIAEAVRLLRAGGAVLLHNALLGGRVPDPAHRDAATQAVRSATRCVAEDPGLTSVLIPLGDGLLCASKG is encoded by the coding sequence GTGGCATCGAACCTGGAGCTCAATCTCGCCTACGTGGAGGAATCCGTCGTCGAGGACGAGGTACTCGACAGTGCCCGCGAACGGGCCATCGAGCTGGGAGCGGCTCCGGTGCCGCCGTCGGTCGGGGCCCTGCTGAGCATGTACGCGCAGCTGCTGGACGCGCGGGCGGTCGTCGAGGTGGGGACCGGTGCCGGGGTCAGCGGATTGTGGCTACTGGACGGGATGCGCGAGGACGGCACCCTGACCACTATCGATTCCGAGCCCGAACATCAGCGAGCGGCCAAGGAATCCTTCCGCGCCGCCGATATCCCGCTCGCTCGCACCAGGTTGATCAACGGCCGCGCGCTGGACGTGCTGCCGCGACTGGCGGACGGCGCCTACGACCTGGTCTTCCTGGACGCCGCACCGATCGAACATCCGCAGTACATCGCCGAAGCGGTGCGGCTGTTGCGCGCGGGGGGTGCGGTGCTGCTGCACAACGCGTTGCTCGGCGGGCGAGTCCCCGATCCCGCGCATCGCGACGCGGCGACCCAGGCGGTACGTTCCGCCACCCGCTGTGTGGCCGAGGATCCCGGTCTGACCAGCGTTCTCATTCCGCTCGGTGACGGGCTGCTGTGCGCTTCGAAGGGTTAG
- the sigE gene encoding RNA polymerase sigma factor SigE: MLPLTGTAAFDATGDRTVMPTWDELVREHADRVYRLAYRLSGDAQDAEDLTQETFIRVFRSLSSYQAGTFEGWLHRITTNLFLDMVRRRSRIRMEALPEDYDRVPADGPGPEQVFHDARLDPDLQSALDSLAPEFRAAVVLCDIEGLSYEEIGATLGVKLGTVRSRIHRGRQALREYLAHNGVQERFAAEASFG; encoded by the coding sequence ATGCTGCCGCTCACCGGGACCGCCGCCTTCGACGCCACCGGCGACCGCACCGTCATGCCGACCTGGGACGAACTGGTGCGCGAGCACGCCGACCGGGTCTACCGGCTGGCCTATCGCCTCTCCGGCGACGCTCAGGACGCCGAGGACCTCACCCAGGAGACGTTCATCCGGGTCTTCCGATCCCTGTCCAGCTATCAGGCGGGCACGTTCGAGGGTTGGTTGCACCGCATCACCACCAACCTCTTCCTCGACATGGTCCGGCGCCGCAGCCGGATCCGCATGGAGGCGCTACCCGAAGACTACGACCGCGTCCCCGCCGACGGGCCCGGCCCCGAGCAGGTCTTCCACGATGCCAGGCTGGATCCCGATCTGCAGTCCGCACTGGACTCCTTGGCCCCGGAGTTCCGGGCCGCGGTCGTCCTCTGCGATATCGAGGGATTGTCCTATGAGGAAATCGGTGCGACCCTCGGCGTGAAGCTCGGAACGGTCCGCAGCAGGATCCATCGCGGACGGCAGGCACTGCGCGAGTATCTTGCGCATAATGGAGTACAGGAGCGTTTCGCCGCCGAGGCGAGCTTCGGGTGA
- a CDS encoding S1C family serine protease, whose translation MSSEPTHNSPADNADSVDENGTTNDNGMLRPPGAPVLAPRPVYRPHVDSHTAHAFRRPAGQSGSFAARGAGTESTAASAPKGPPEAVLAEAFGRPSGSTELLQRDPDAVSDKGPVAGPADPWRDPDSLARLGAPAVGSPTTRELPPAEQLSARQVLFGSRVAPKALLVLGVLALAIGLVGGLVGRLTAETASTLTSRKVSLEQSDSDQPHGPIAQVADAVLPSVVSIRTMVGENGATGSGVVIDGNGYIVTNNHVISMAAQDQSGRARIQITFSDGTRTPANIVGRDPKTDLAVLKVDVKNLTVAQLGKSGDVQVGDAVLAVGSPLGLSKTVTSGIVSALHRPVKLEGEGSDTKAVIDAVQTDASINPGNSGGALVDADGRVIGINTAIRSESGGSVGLGFAIPVDQMTEVAQTLIRDGSIHHPMIGVSARQKTVANEVMSGAEVADVQPGSPAANAGIVEGDVIVRIGDREVTNPDELVVAVQMNDIGQTVNVQLIREGRQVDIPVTLASD comes from the coding sequence GTGAGTTCCGAACCGACGCACAATTCCCCTGCCGATAACGCCGATTCGGTGGATGAAAACGGCACGACGAACGATAACGGCATGCTGCGTCCACCCGGGGCGCCGGTGCTGGCCCCGCGGCCGGTCTACCGACCACATGTGGACTCACATACCGCGCATGCCTTCCGCCGTCCCGCCGGCCAATCCGGATCCTTCGCCGCACGCGGCGCAGGCACCGAGTCCACGGCGGCGTCCGCGCCGAAAGGGCCGCCCGAGGCGGTACTGGCCGAAGCGTTCGGCCGCCCGTCCGGCTCCACCGAACTGCTCCAGCGCGACCCCGACGCCGTCTCCGACAAGGGCCCGGTGGCCGGTCCCGCCGACCCCTGGCGCGATCCGGACTCGCTCGCGCGCCTGGGCGCACCGGCGGTCGGATCACCGACGACCCGGGAACTGCCCCCCGCCGAGCAGCTCTCGGCCCGGCAGGTCCTGTTCGGTTCGCGGGTAGCCCCCAAGGCGCTGCTGGTACTCGGTGTGCTCGCCCTGGCGATCGGCCTGGTCGGCGGTCTCGTGGGCCGGTTGACCGCGGAAACCGCCTCGACCCTGACCTCACGCAAGGTCAGCCTCGAGCAGTCCGACAGCGACCAGCCGCACGGCCCGATCGCGCAGGTCGCGGATGCGGTGCTGCCGTCGGTGGTGTCCATACGCACCATGGTCGGCGAGAACGGCGCGACCGGCTCCGGGGTCGTCATCGACGGCAACGGGTACATCGTCACCAACAACCACGTCATCTCCATGGCGGCGCAGGACCAGTCGGGACGCGCCCGGATCCAGATCACCTTCTCCGACGGCACCCGCACGCCGGCCAATATCGTCGGCCGCGACCCGAAAACCGATCTCGCGGTCCTGAAGGTCGATGTGAAAAATCTCACGGTCGCGCAGCTGGGTAAATCGGGTGATGTGCAAGTCGGAGACGCGGTTCTGGCCGTCGGCTCGCCGCTCGGGCTCAGTAAAACCGTCACATCGGGCATCGTCAGCGCCCTGCACCGCCCGGTGAAACTCGAGGGCGAGGGCAGCGACACCAAGGCCGTCATCGACGCCGTGCAGACCGACGCGTCGATCAACCCGGGCAATTCCGGTGGCGCGCTGGTGGATGCGGACGGCCGCGTCATCGGCATCAACACCGCCATCCGCAGCGAGAGCGGCGGCTCGGTGGGGCTCGGGTTCGCCATCCCGGTGGATCAGATGACCGAGGTCGCGCAGACGCTGATCCGTGACGGGTCGATCCACCACCCGATGATCGGTGTGAGCGCCCGCCAGAAAACCGTCGCCAACGAAGTGATGAGCGGCGCTGAAGTCGCCGATGTGCAGCCCGGCAGCCCGGCCGCGAACGCGGGCATCGTCGAAGGCGATGTCATCGTCCGTATCGGCGACCGCGAGGTCACCAATCCCGACGAACTGGTTGTGGCGGTACAGATGAACGATATCGGCCAGACGGTGAACGTCCAGCTCATCCGGGAGGGCCGGCAGGTCGACATCCCGGTGACGCTGGCCTCCGACTGA
- the tatB gene encoding Sec-independent protein translocase protein TatB has product MFSSIGWGEMLVLLVAALVILGPERLPGAARWTARSLRQVRDYATGATSQLRSELGPEFEDLRKPLADLQELRGMSPRSVVTKHLLNGDDSLFRDLDGALPNSKNVLGTHSGMPDYPKITPDKPLERNERPPIDTDAT; this is encoded by the coding sequence GTGTTCAGCAGTATCGGGTGGGGCGAGATGCTCGTGCTACTCGTCGCCGCCCTCGTGATCCTCGGCCCGGAGCGCCTGCCCGGCGCCGCACGGTGGACTGCGCGCAGTCTGCGCCAGGTCCGCGATTATGCGACCGGTGCGACATCGCAATTGCGATCCGAACTCGGGCCCGAATTCGAGGATCTGCGTAAACCACTCGCCGATCTCCAGGAATTACGTGGGATGTCTCCGCGTTCGGTGGTGACGAAACATCTTCTGAACGGGGACGATTCCCTTTTCCGGGATCTCGACGGCGCACTGCCGAACAGTAAGAATGTTCTCGGCACACACAGCGGCATGCCAGATTACCCGAAGATCACGCCGGATAAACCCTTGGAACGCAACGAACGTCCGCCGATCGATACTGACGCCACCTGA
- a CDS encoding glucosyl-3-phosphoglycerate synthase, with the protein MKFSHHEPDWASTNTWDAPDWSVAELVAAKAGRTVSVVLPALNEERTVADVVASIRPLLGSLVDELVVLDSGSTDATAERARAAGAEVVSREQAVPELDPIAGKGEVLWRSLAVTRGDLVAFVDSDLIDPDPAFVPKLLGPLLTTPDLHLVKAYYRRPLLHGGGVDAHGGGRVTELVARPLLAALRPGLTPVLQPLGGEYAGTRELLTAVPFAPGYGVEIGLLLDTYDRLGLSAIGQVNLGVRTHRNRPLADLGVMSRQILGTVLGRSGVADSGAALTQFPLIGGEFAPHSTAVDLIDRPPMNTIRPDVAAA; encoded by the coding sequence ATGAAATTTTCACATCACGAGCCCGATTGGGCGTCGACCAACACGTGGGATGCCCCTGACTGGTCGGTGGCCGAACTGGTCGCCGCCAAGGCGGGGCGCACCGTTTCGGTGGTGCTGCCCGCATTGAACGAAGAGAGAACGGTCGCCGATGTGGTGGCGAGTATCCGCCCGCTGCTCGGCAGCCTGGTCGATGAACTGGTGGTCCTGGATTCCGGGTCCACCGACGCCACGGCCGAACGCGCGCGTGCGGCGGGCGCCGAGGTCGTGAGTCGGGAACAGGCCGTTCCCGAGCTGGACCCGATCGCGGGCAAGGGCGAGGTGCTGTGGCGTTCGCTCGCGGTGACCAGAGGCGATCTGGTGGCGTTCGTCGATTCCGATCTGATCGATCCGGATCCGGCCTTCGTACCGAAGCTGCTCGGTCCGCTGCTCACCACCCCTGATCTGCATCTGGTGAAGGCCTACTACCGGCGTCCGCTGTTGCACGGTGGCGGTGTGGACGCCCACGGCGGCGGGCGGGTGACCGAACTCGTGGCCCGGCCGCTGCTGGCCGCGCTGCGCCCCGGGCTGACCCCGGTACTGCAGCCACTGGGCGGTGAGTACGCCGGTACCCGGGAGTTGCTCACTGCGGTCCCGTTCGCGCCCGGTTACGGGGTGGAGATCGGGTTGCTGCTCGATACCTACGATCGGCTCGGTCTGAGTGCTATCGGTCAGGTCAACCTCGGTGTGCGGACGCACCGTAATCGGCCGCTGGCCGATCTCGGGGTGATGAGCCGGCAGATCCTGGGGACCGTGCTGGGCCGCAGCGGTGTCGCCGATTCCGGGGCGGCGCTGACCCAGTTCCCGTTGATCGGCGGTGAGTTCGCTCCGCACAGTACTGCGGTGGACTTGATCGATCGGCCGCCGATGAACACGATCCGCCCGGACGTAGCGGCTGCTTGA
- the folP gene encoding dihydropteroate synthase, whose translation MFEAVRPSPTLCGRVVATDRALVMAIVNRTPDSFYDRGATFTDDAALAAVARAVDEGADLVDIGGVKAGPGENVDAAEEARRVVPFVAAIREAYPDLLISVDTWRSEVARAAVAEGADLINDTWAGADPELVPVAAQTGAGIVCSHTGGAVPRTRPHRVRYADVVAEVTDTVVRAAEQAAAAGVRRDSILIDPTHDFGKNTYHGLALLRAADVLVKSGWPVLMALSNKDFIGETLGVGLSERLEGTLAATAWSAAAGARVFRVHEVAATRRVVDMIAAIQGIRPPVRTLRGLV comes from the coding sequence ATGTTCGAAGCCGTCCGGCCGTCGCCGACTCTCTGCGGCCGGGTGGTCGCGACAGATCGCGCGCTGGTGATGGCGATCGTGAATCGGACCCCGGATTCCTTCTACGACCGGGGCGCCACTTTCACCGATGACGCCGCGTTGGCGGCGGTCGCTCGTGCCGTCGACGAGGGCGCTGACCTGGTCGATATCGGCGGAGTGAAGGCGGGTCCGGGGGAGAACGTGGATGCCGCCGAGGAGGCGCGGCGGGTGGTGCCGTTCGTGGCGGCCATCCGGGAGGCGTATCCCGACCTGTTGATCAGTGTCGATACCTGGCGATCGGAGGTCGCGCGGGCGGCGGTGGCGGAGGGGGCGGATCTGATCAACGACACCTGGGCGGGCGCCGATCCGGAGTTGGTGCCGGTGGCTGCCCAGACCGGGGCCGGGATCGTGTGCAGTCATACCGGGGGCGCGGTGCCGCGGACCCGCCCGCATCGTGTCCGGTACGCCGATGTGGTGGCCGAGGTCACCGATACTGTGGTCCGGGCCGCGGAGCAGGCTGCCGCGGCGGGGGTGCGCCGGGATTCGATTCTCATCGATCCGACGCACGATTTCGGAAAGAACACCTATCACGGGCTCGCACTGTTGCGGGCAGCGGACGTTCTTGTTAAAAGCGGGTGGCCGGTCTTGATGGCGCTGAGCAACAAGGATTTCATCGGAGAGACATTAGGTGTCGGACTTTCCGAACGGCTGGAGGGCACATTGGCGGCAACAGCTTGGTCGGCCGCGGCCGGTGCTCGCGTTTTCCGTGTGCACGAGGTCGCGGCGACCCGTCGAGTAGTGGACATGATCGCCGCGATCCAGGGCATCCGGCCCCCCGTACGAACACTGCGAGGTCTCGTATGA
- a CDS encoding TIGR00730 family Rossman fold protein: MVTPRPFALCVYCSASTTDPAHLDLATRVGVEIGRRGWQLVSGGGHVSMMGAVATAARAGGANTVGVIPKHLVHREVADVDSDELVVTDTMRQRKQVMEDRADAFLTLPGGIGTLEEFFETWTGGQLGQHTKPMAILDLDGHYTGLFTWLAELRDRGFVPQEALDRVTVTTDLAEAFAALGRE, translated from the coding sequence ATGGTGACACCGCGACCGTTCGCGCTGTGCGTATATTGCTCGGCCAGCACCACCGATCCCGCCCATCTGGATCTGGCCACCCGGGTGGGTGTCGAGATCGGCCGGCGCGGCTGGCAGCTGGTGTCCGGCGGCGGGCACGTATCGATGATGGGCGCGGTGGCCACCGCGGCCCGGGCCGGCGGCGCCAACACGGTCGGGGTGATCCCCAAACATCTGGTCCACCGCGAGGTCGCCGACGTGGACTCCGATGAACTGGTCGTCACCGACACCATGCGCCAGCGCAAACAGGTCATGGAGGACCGGGCCGACGCTTTCCTCACCCTGCCGGGCGGTATCGGCACCCTGGAGGAGTTCTTCGAAACCTGGACCGGCGGCCAGCTGGGCCAGCACACCAAGCCGATGGCGATCCTGGACCTCGACGGTCACTACACCGGTTTGTTCACCTGGCTCGCCGAACTCCGCGACCGCGGTTTCGTCCCCCAGGAGGCGCTGGACCGCGTGACGGTGACCACCGACCTCGCCGAAGCCTTCGCCGCGCTGGGCCGGGAGTAG